The DNA region TTTGGTATTCTGTGATGGAAAACAAACCGTCGGGACAGGATTCGCCAATCACGGTGAACCAAAAAGGGAAGAGCATTGCAACTCCGAAAATTCAGGAAGCTTTGCCGCCTTCGATGGCTGCGAATCTGATCAACCCGTTCGTGGTTCCCGGAATGCAGAAGGTAAAAATCGATTCCAACCTGAAAGCAGATTTTTCGTTTGACAATTATGTGGAAGGAGAGAGCAACAAGTTTGCTTCTACGGTTGCAAAGTCGATCGCGAAAAGACCTGGAGCAACTGCATTTAACCCACTGTTTCTGTACGGAGGTTATGGTGTTGGAAAAACGCACCTTGGTCACGCCATTGGTTTGGAAGTGAAAAACGCATTTCCGGATAAAGTGGTTTTATATTTATCTTCGGAGAAATTTATCCAACAATTCGTTTCCGCTGCAAAAGCGCATAAACAGACAGAGTTTGCCAATTTCTACCAAATGGTGGATGTGCTGATTATCGACGATATCCAGTTCCTTTCCGGAAAAAAATCAACTCAGGACAGCTTCTTCCATATTTTCGATTACCTGCACCAAAACGGAAAGCAGATCATCCTTACTTCAGATAAAGCACCGGTTGATATTCTCGATATTCAGGAAAGGATTGTTTCCCGGTTCAAATGGGGACTTTCCGCGGAAATCAAGTCGCCGGATTTTGATACCAGAAGAAAAATCATCGTTGATAAACTCAGCCGCGACGGAATTGTACTCACCGAAGATATGCTCGATTTCCTAGCATCGGAAGTGAAAACCAATGTGCGCGAACTGATCGGAGTAATTAACTCGGTGATCGCTTATTCGACAATTTATAAGTCAGATCTTAGTTTGGAACTTTTGAAGGAGACCATCAACAAAATTGCTGCGAACCAGAAAAAGGTCATCAACATTCCTTACATCCAGGATGTGGTTTGCGAGTATTTCGGAATCCAACGCGAGCAGCTTTTATCGAAAACCAGAAAAAGGGAAATCGCTTTGCCACGACAGTTGGCGATGTATTTTGCAAAAGAATTTACCAACGCAACCTTTACCAAAATCGGTGAAGAAATGGGCGGAAAAGACCACTCAACCGTAATGTACGCTTGTGATACGATCAAGGATGTTTCCAAAATCGACAAGGAACTGAAAAAATATGTGAAGGAACTCACGGAGAAAATCAAACAGTAAAAGTCGGAAGTCCGCAGTCGGAAGTCCGAAGAAAAAATATATAATAATAAATGAAGAGTAGCAATATTCTTCATTTTTTTTAAAATCACTTATCACTCATCACCTATTACCTATGAAGTTATTGATGGTTTGCCTCGGCAATATTTGTAGAAGTCCGCTCGCGGAAGGAATTATGAAGTCGAAACTTCCCGAAATTTTTCACATCGATTCGGCGGGAACGATTTCCCAGCACGAAGGAGAACATCCCGACAAAAGGGGAATTGCCACCGCGAAAAACCACGGAATCGATATTTCAAAACAAAGATCGCGACCCATTACCAAACAAGATTTGGAAGATTTCGACAAAATCTACTGCATGGATTTAAGCGTTTACGAAGACGTGATTTCAATGGCGAAAGACGAGGAGCAACGCAAAAAAATCTCACTTTTCTTAGAAGAAGCAGGCGAAACAGGAAACAACACCGATGTCTTCGATCCGTATTGGAGCGATATGGACGGCTTTGAGAAAGTTTATCAGGTATTGGAAAAAGCAAGTTCGGTGATCGCGAAGAAATTGCAAGCGCAATAATTGGTATTTTGTTTGTACGGAAATTATACGTACATTTGAACAAAAGATTGAAATGCAGACAAAAACTTTAAATACGAAACAGGCAAGATTCGACACCCGTCTTTCTCAGGAGCAAAAGGATGCTTTTGAAAAAGCTTCTGTTTTAGGTGGGTTCAGGAATTTCTCGGATTTTGTCATTACCGCGATCCAGGAAAAGGCGGATAAAATTTTTGAAGAGAATGAAAGAATTCTCGCTTCTGAAAAAGATAATGAGTTGTTTTTTGAGGCGATTTTTGACAGTCCAAAACCTAACAAAAATCTTTCTAAGGCATTAGAAGATTACAAAAAAGCGGTTTCCTAATTGGATTTTTTCACCGAAATATTAAACTCAAAACATATCCGCAAAGATTTTTCTTGTGGTAAACCGATGCTTGATGATTATTTTCAGAAGCAGGCAAATCAGGATATGAAGAAGAAACTTTCGGTTTGCTTTGTGAGAACAGAGGGTGCCGATCATTTGGTTTCTGGTTTTTACACGCTCTCCAATGCAAGTGTTCCTTTGGAAAATATCCCCGAGAAATTCAGCAAAAAGTTTCCTAAGTCGTACGTTAAAATTCCTGCGACTTTACTGGGGAGATTGGCGGTTGATCAGAATTTCAAGGGACAAAATATCGGAAAGCTTCTTCTGATTGACGCATTACGCAGGAGTTTGGAAATTTCTGAAAAGATCGGTTCATTCGCTGTAATCGTAGATCCGATCGATCTCGATGCCGAAAAATTTTACGAAAAATTCGGATTCATCAAACTTTCAGACAGCGGCAAAATGTTTCTCCCGATGAACACGATTAAAAGTCTTTTTTCTCAACCTTAACCTTAACCTAAGAATCGAATGTTGTTCCTCATTCCCGCTTATCTTTCAGAAAACTCGCCCATCGATTATTTTGCTCCCGTTATTAAGGAGTATATTTTGAAGACCGACTATTTTTTTGTGGAAAATGAAAAAACTGCAAGAAAGGTCATCAAGTTTTTTGCGCCCGAGAAGAAACAGCCGGATCTGAAACTTTTTCTTTTAGACAAATACCCTGAGAATACAGATTTAAAGGAAGCTCAATCGCTGATGAAAAGTGGACAGGATTTTGGGTTGCTTTCCGAAGCTGGACTTCCTTGTATTGCAGATCCGGGAAATCTGATGGTGAAGTGGTGCCACGAAAATAAAGTGAAAGTTATTCCCATTAATGGACCTTCGTCGATTATTTTGGCGCTGATTTCAAGTGGTTTTAATGGGCAGGAATTTACCTTCCACGGTTATCTTCCAATCGACAAATCCGAGAAAAGACAGAAGATCCAGTTTCTGGAAAGTCAGGTGCAGAAAACGGGTTATTCGCAGATTTTTATGGAAACGCCATACAGAAACAACCAGCTTTTGGAAGACTTGATCAAGTTTTTGAATCCTAACACAAAACTCTGCATCGCCGCCAATATCAACGACCCGAATGAGGAATTCATCAAGACTTTAACCATGAAAGAATGGCAAAAACAAAAACCGGAACTCCATAAGATTCCGGCAGTTTTTGTTTTGGGGAAATAGGAATTTATTTCTCGTAATAGTGCGTCAGTTCCGCGTAATCGTCGTCTTTCAGACTTAGGTTTGTGGCGTCAATATTGACGATTATTTTTTCGCCGTAATTAGAAAATACGATGAATGTTTTTTCGGTGTGGTCGGTTGAAGTCGTTCCTTTTTGAATCGAGTAGGTTCCTTCATGCTTTACCACGTCGTTTTCGGCAATTTTATAATGGCTGTTTTCAGAAATCGTCAGTTTGCGCGCGATTCCAGACAAATCGGGACTATCTACGATATTTCCACTCGGGTTTCTTGTCGCCTTCCAATTCCAGGTTCCGATGTATTGGTCGTTATTCAGTTCGTCTTCCCGCGTTCCGCACTGTATGAGGAACAAAAACAGAAAGGGTAGGAGCAGAAGCAGTTTTTTCATTGTTTAATATTTTTAGCAAAGATAAGGGTTGATGTGGACTAAATTCGCAACTATTTCTCCATTAAACGCGTTAACTGACCAAAATCAATATCTTATTCCCCATTTTTTCAGCAAAAAATGCAATAGCCAAATTGGCCCAACTAATAGAAACTGCAAATCTTTCAGGAAGCTGGGTTTCCTGCCTTCGATTTTATGTCCGTAAAATTGTCCGATCCATGAAAGAACGAAAACCGCCAGAAAATTGATCCAGGATTGGTGCTGGAATTTTACATTGATAAAATAAACCAAATGTTCCATTAAAAGCATTACGAAAATCATTATTAATGCAATGCGCCACGACAATCTAAAGTAAAACAGCGTAACCAAAGCGATCGCAATAATTGAAACGATGCTGATTGCCCCAAAATATATCACAAAAAAATGTGGCGAAGGAATGATGGAAATAAACCCGAGAATGCTCCAAAAAATCAGCGGGACACAAATCCAGTGGATGGTTTTGTTGGTGGGATTTTGGTGACTTTCGGCGTACTCGGCGAAGAGTTGATCGATTTTTCTCATAATTTCAAATTATAAGCTAAAATTAAAAAAGATTCGGGAAAATTCCTGAATCTTTTTTATGTCTATCTTTTTATTTGATTTCTTACCCTATTTCTATTCCGTTTTCCACTTTTTCGTCAGGAGTTACGAAAGCGAGTTTCCCGTCGGGTTTTGTGGTGAGGAGCAGCATTCCCTGAGATTCGATTCCGCGGATTTTTCTTGGAGCAAGATTCAGCAAAATCATTACCTGCTTTCCGATACATTCTTCAGGAGTAAAGCTTTCAGCGATTCCTGAAACTACGGTTCTCACGTCAACGCCGGTATCGACTTTAAATTTCAAAAGCTTGTCGGCTTTTTCCACTTTCTCGGCTTCGAGGATGGTTGCAGTTCTGAGGTCGATTTTGGTAAAGTCGTCAAAAGTGATTTCGTCTTTCATTGGATTGGCGTTTGGATTTGTTTTCTTGTTGGATTGTTTGGTGTTTTCAAGTTTCTGTATCTGGAAGTCGATGGTTTCGTCTTCTATTTTTGAAAACAGTAATTCTGCAGGATTGATTTGATGACCTGTCTTTACAAGGATTTTCTCATTTTC from Chryseobacterium suipulveris includes:
- the dnaA gene encoding chromosomal replication initiator protein DnaA, whose protein sequence is MDENLTLIWGRCLQFMRDNLNAAEDNTDLKKLENSFDLLFDNVQPVSLVSNNLTLLVPSDFYKEYIEDNYLSLLSAALKKNIGKGVKLWYSVMENKPSGQDSPITVNQKGKSIATPKIQEALPPSMAANLINPFVVPGMQKVKIDSNLKADFSFDNYVEGESNKFASTVAKSIAKRPGATAFNPLFLYGGYGVGKTHLGHAIGLEVKNAFPDKVVLYLSSEKFIQQFVSAAKAHKQTEFANFYQMVDVLIIDDIQFLSGKKSTQDSFFHIFDYLHQNGKQIILTSDKAPVDILDIQERIVSRFKWGLSAEIKSPDFDTRRKIIVDKLSRDGIVLTEDMLDFLASEVKTNVRELIGVINSVIAYSTIYKSDLSLELLKETINKIAANQKKVINIPYIQDVVCEYFGIQREQLLSKTRKREIALPRQLAMYFAKEFTNATFTKIGEEMGGKDHSTVMYACDTIKDVSKIDKELKKYVKELTEKIKQ
- a CDS encoding GNAT family N-acetyltransferase, which codes for MDFFTEILNSKHIRKDFSCGKPMLDDYFQKQANQDMKKKLSVCFVRTEGADHLVSGFYTLSNASVPLENIPEKFSKKFPKSYVKIPATLLGRLAVDQNFKGQNIGKLLLIDALRRSLEISEKIGSFAVIVDPIDLDAEKFYEKFGFIKLSDSGKMFLPMNTIKSLFSQP
- a CDS encoding Mpo1 family 2-hydroxy fatty acid dioxygenase; amino-acid sequence: MRKIDQLFAEYAESHQNPTNKTIHWICVPLIFWSILGFISIIPSPHFFVIYFGAISIVSIIAIALVTLFYFRLSWRIALIMIFVMLLMEHLVYFINVKFQHQSWINFLAVFVLSWIGQFYGHKIEGRKPSFLKDLQFLLVGPIWLLHFLLKKWGIRY
- a CDS encoding low molecular weight protein-tyrosine-phosphatase, with amino-acid sequence MKLLMVCLGNICRSPLAEGIMKSKLPEIFHIDSAGTISQHEGEHPDKRGIATAKNHGIDISKQRSRPITKQDLEDFDKIYCMDLSVYEDVISMAKDEEQRKKISLFLEEAGETGNNTDVFDPYWSDMDGFEKVYQVLEKASSVIAKKLQAQ
- a CDS encoding type II toxin-antitoxin system TacA family antitoxin yields the protein MQTKTLNTKQARFDTRLSQEQKDAFEKASVLGGFRNFSDFVITAIQEKADKIFEENERILASEKDNELFFEAIFDSPKPNKNLSKALEDYKKAVS
- a CDS encoding SAM-dependent methyltransferase, with the protein product MLFLIPAYLSENSPIDYFAPVIKEYILKTDYFFVENEKTARKVIKFFAPEKKQPDLKLFLLDKYPENTDLKEAQSLMKSGQDFGLLSEAGLPCIADPGNLMVKWCHENKVKVIPINGPSSIILALISSGFNGQEFTFHGYLPIDKSEKRQKIQFLESQVQKTGYSQIFMETPYRNNQLLEDLIKFLNPNTKLCIAANINDPNEEFIKTLTMKEWQKQKPELHKIPAVFVLGK